A portion of the Lolium rigidum isolate FL_2022 chromosome 1, APGP_CSIRO_Lrig_0.1, whole genome shotgun sequence genome contains these proteins:
- the LOC124663070 gene encoding DNA (cytosine-5)-methyltransferase DRM2-like: MMVDRFIEMGFPAEKVHKALEHAGGRQDEEAILEWLVAHQETDLSTDIEGFSSSSEGVDMADFDDKSLGAELTEKDRKFLFLVEMGFAEDEVSWCIDICGEHESVEVLADAIYAAQVDKRDGSYGRNFADRELSADKAIGTSGGVKRKNVGAPFGDKRRQHSKHLGQVDRAFGSGPVVGFELPDESTSTSIAEGPPYYYFESLACSRQRVRDESPFLYGKQSELVDSKHFSVVARERSYIHNLPRHGRFHISPTQPRTIHGVFPETEKWWPKWDTRTQLNCFRTMTAPATVFKKMRLVLAKCDDHQVYRKQILDACREWNLIWVGPKNVAALDPGEVEKVLGLPRDHTRGFNMTDRYWCLGNSVQVDTLAYHFSVLKTMFPSGIRVLSLFSGIGGAEVALGRLGIHLKVVVSTEFSEMNRNILRTWWDQSKQTGELIQIDDFQQLKGDYLETLLRRVGGFDLIIGGSPCIGGKGYNLVGKELDQSSLFSHYSLILEQVKQFMRRM; the protein is encoded by the exons ATGATGGTCGACCGCTTCATCGAGATGGGTTTCCCTGCAGAGAAGGTCCACAAGGCTCTCGAGCATGCTGGAGGAAGACAAGACGAGGAAGCTATCTTGGAGTGGCTGGTTGCACATCAGGAG ACTGATCTATCAACTGACATAGAGGGGTTCAGCTCGTCAAGCGAGGGTGTTGATATGGCTGATTTTGATGATAAG TCATTAGGTGCAGAGCTCACGGAGAAGGACAGAAAATTTCTATTTCTCGTCGAGATGGGCTTTGCAGAGGATGAGGTCTCTTGGTGCATCGACATATGTG GTGAACATGAATCGGTTGAAGTATTAGctgatgcaatctatgctgcacaAGTAGATAAAAGGGATGGAAGTTATGGCAGAAACTTTGCTGATCGGGAGCTTTCAGCTGACAAG GCTATTGGAACTTCAGGAGGTGTCAAAAGAAAGAATGTCGGTGCTCCTTTCGGTGACAAAAGACGACAGCATAGCAAGCACTTGGGACAGGTTGATAGGGCCTTTGGTAGTGGACCGGTGGTGGGCTTTGAACTTCCAGATGAAAGTACGAGCACATCTATTGCTGAAGGTCCACCGTACTACTACTTTGAGAGCCTGGCATGTTCTCGACAAAGAGTCCGAGACGAGTCACCATTTCTCTATGGCAAACAATCTGAGCTTGTAGACTCCAAACATTTCTCTGTAGTAGCAAGGGAGAGAAGTTACATTCACAATCTGCCTAGACATGGAAGATTTCATATCAGCCCGACACAACCAAGAACAATACATGGTGTTTTTCCGGAGACGGAAAAGTGGTGGCCTAAATGGGATACTAGGACACAGCTGAACTGTTTCCGGACGATGACTGCTCCTGCAACAGTATTTAAGAAAATGAGATTGGTGCTTGCAAAATGTGATGACCACCAAGTTTACCGCAAGCAAATCCTTGATGCATGCAGGGAATGGAACCTCATTTGGGTTGGCCCGAAAAATGTTGCTGCACTAGACCCTGGTGAAGTGGAGAAGGTGTTGGGTTTGCCAAGAGATCATACCAGAGGGTTTAACATGACAGATAGGTATTGGTGTCTTGGTAACTCTGTCCAGGTGGATACACTGGCCTACCATTTTTCGGTCCTAAAGACGATGTTTCCTTCAGGCATCCGTGTCCTGTCTCTATTTTCTGGCATAGGTGGAGCAGAAGTGGCTTTGGGCCGCTTAGGCATACACTTGAAAGTGGTGGTTTCTACTGAGTTCTCTGAAATGAACCGAAACATTCTGAGGACCTGGTGGGATCAGTCAAAACAAACTGGAGAGCTCATTCAGATTGATGACTTCCAGCAACTCAAAGGCGATTACCTTGAGACCTTGCTGAGACGAGTTGGTGGTTTTGATCTGATTATAGGTGGAAGCCCATGTATCGGTGGAAAGGGATACAACCTTGTAGGAAAGGAGTTGGATCAGTCTAGCCTGTTCAGCCACTATTCCCTCATACTGGAACAAGTGAAGCAATTCATGAGAAGGATGTAG